TTACTGTGTAAGCAATGCTATTGTAATTAAACCTATAATATGAGAAAACTTTACTTTCAAAATGTTTCTTTTTGGGTATGCGGGTTGTTGATGCTGGGCATAGCTTCCTGTAAAAAAGGAGGTTTCCTTGGTGCAACTTCCACAACCGACCTTACACAGGCAACTGTGTTTAAGGATAGCGCCCGTACAGCAGGTTTCCTGGCAAATATTTACTCAAACATCAATTACAGCGCCAGTCCCACGCGTTTTGTTTATGATCCCCTGGGTAAAGGCGTTATTTGCGGAGGTTTGGAAGCTGCTACCGACGAGGCCGAACCTTCGCACGCTTTTTCAACAACGGCCTCCGCGTTCGCAACCGGCACAGTAAACGCTGGTATTGTTGATGACGGACCGTACAGAACCTGCTACAACAATATCCGTTCGGTTAACCAGTTTCTGAAAAACCTGCCCATAACTCCAATCAAAGCCTCAAATAAAGCTTTAATGATTGCCGAAGCCCGTTTTTTGCGTGCCTGGTACTATGCCATATTGCTTAAGCATTATGGTGGTGTGCCAATGGTTGGTGATAGCATCATGACCTACGAAACGCCCATCAATGTAAAACGCAGTACATACGCTGATTGTGTAAATTACATCACATCCGAGTTGGACGCAGCCGGTGCTGTATTGCCCGTAACACAAACCGGGGCCGACTATGGTCGCGCGTCGCGGGGCGCTTGTCTGGCCTTGAAAGCTCGTGTGCTGTTGTACGCTGCCAGTCCGCTTTTTAATGGTACTACATTAATTGCCGATGCCGGTGGTAAAACAGATCCGGCACTGGTGGGTTACCCAACGGCCGATGCTAATCGCTGGAAGCTGGCTAAAGATGCCGCCGCTTCGGTTATCAGCTTAAATGCTTATACATTAAATACCGTTCCTCCGGCTAACGTTGATGCCTCTACGCCGGGCGCGGGTTTCCAGGGTTTGTTTCCGCAGCGCGTAAACTCCGAGTATATTTTTGAATTTATGAGGCCAGGTAACTCCGATCTGGAAAATCTTTTCCTGCCGCCATCAAGGGCAGGGGCAAATGGCGCTTTCCCTTACCAGGGACTGGTTGATGCCTTCCCCATGAAAAATGGCAAGCTGATAACCGACCCAACATCGGGCTACGACCCCAATAACCCCTACGCTAACCGCGATCCGCGTTTAGATTACAGCATCATTCATGATCAAACGGTTCTGTTGGTACGTTTAGGAAATGGTACTGTTGACGGCAGGGCTCCCGTTAATATATTTCTCGGCAGTTACAACGGTAATGTTACGGGCCAGGATGCCGTGCGCCAGGGTACCCCAACGGGCTATTATCGCAATAAAATGCTCGATCCCAACGCTATTGCCGCCACGCTGCAATCAAATAGCCAGCGCGTGTTGCCGCTTATCCGTTATGCCGAAGTGCTGCTAAATTATGCCGAGGCTGCTAACGAATTTGACGGCCCCACAAATGAGGTATATACCTCTATGAACATGATCAGGCAGCGGGCGGGCCTAAGCCCATCGGCCTTGCCTGCCGGTTTAAGCAAAGAAGAGATGCGTAAATACATCCAGAATGAAAGGCGTATTGAACTTGCTTTTGAAGAACACCGCTTTTGGGACGTAAGACGCTGGAAAATTGCCGGCGATACCGAAAATATCCAATCGCAGGGTATGGAGGTTAAGCGTACCAATACCACGGCTACCTTCACCAAGTTTAACGTAACCAAGCACAATTTCAGGGCGGCAATGTACTTATGGCCTTTCCCGCTTAGCGAAACTGGCAAATCTCCCACGTTGGTACAAAACCCCGGCTATTAATCACAAGTCATTTTTATTCAGGATAATATGAAAAGAATTTTTAAACAGAAACAGCATTTCCTGTTGTTAACGCTTATCGCGTTAATCTGGACATCGTGCAAGGTAGATAAGGTGCTTCCTGTAAACGAATCAGTTAAAGATATTTCGGGTAACTGGAAAGTGTTAAAAGCCAGCCGGAACGGTACCGATTTAACCACCTTGGTTGATTTTGGCCAGTTCAGGGTAAAGTTTGATGCGCAGGGCAATTACACACTGGTTAACCCGCTGCCATTTGTAGTGAACCAGGATGGCAATTATAAACTGGACGACCCGAACTATCCATTTAAAATAGCATTTACGCCAACCGGCGGCCAGGCGGTGGGCATTGTATTCAACTACCCCATTGTAGGAGGGGCAAGGCAGCTTAACCTTACGTTTAGCCCCGGCTGCAGCCTCAATACCTACACTTACACCTTAGTGAAAGAATAACTGATAAATACTTAAAAGCATATAAATGAGAACACGTTTACATATTAAAGGAAAATACTTGTGGAGCTCGTGCGCGCTTATTTTACTGGCATTGGTATTTAGCTTTTGTCATACTAAAATAACAGGCGTTACCGGTCCGGCCACTGCTACCGTTGGCCAAACCATTAACATTGGTGTTGATGTAGATGTTTCTACCAATTATTTTGGCAGCGATACCTACAGCGGCAACGTAATTATTGCCGTACTGCTACCTAAAGGCTGGAAAGGTAAAGATAACATGACCGCCACCTATACCAGCGGTAAAGGAAACGGCAACATGGTTTTTACCCCGGCCAGCGCTATCGCGCCAAACACCAACGGTTTAACCTGGGTGGCCGCGCTTAAAAACAAGTTTCAAATTGCAGGCAACCTTATTGATGATATGGAGTGGGTGATTATGCAAACCGATCAGCCGCTTAAATGGCAAAACGGCGATAAGTTTGTTGGTAATTGTGCTATCAAATTGAAGGTTGCTGCCGATGGTAACGCCACCAGCTTTAAACCCGCTTATGTAGTTGCACAAACGCTTGACGGTTTAAAAGATGATCCGGGCCTGGCAGATGGCGCGCCATGGGGCCCTGATGCGGTTTACTATAACCTGTACAAAGGCGATTGCTTTACAGTAACAGGCGGCACCGGTGATTTTATCGATTTCTGTAACCCGCAGTTAACCAGTATCGACCCACCAAAATCATTGGATAATGATTTTATTACCCTTACTTATAACAATACCATTACCAATACCGGCTTAGATAACCCGCAGGCAGTTTATTTATGCGCCACAGCCACCACCAGCGATGGCAAAACCTTAACAGTTTGCGAGCAAACGGAAAAAACTAAGCTAACCCAAACGGGGGCTAAAACCGGCTTATATAAACTTACGTTTTGGCCGCACCAGTTTTTTGGCGCTACGGCATCGCAAACCATTGTAAGCATGAGCTACTACATCACCAACCAGGCAGGTACCATTAAGGTTGGCTATGGTGGAACGTCTGATCCGTTCACTTTTAAGTTCAGGTGTACTTAATATAGTTATAGAATTATAAATATCTAAAATACAGGTTTTTGTATTCGTTTTTTGCTGATTGAAAAACGGATGCCCGGGCCCTTATTACGTTTATTCTGTTAACAACTTAAATCTGATTTTATGATTTATTGCTACTCAAAGAAATATCTGGCGGGAATTATCTTGATGCTGTCGTTGATGGCTAAAGTAAGCCCTGCCGCCGCCCAGGATACCACAGCGGTAAAAAAGCCCGCCCATCCCGGCTGGGTAAGCGGCGTGGTGCTCGACGAATATAGCCAACCTTTACCGGGTGTAACCATCACGGTTAAAGGCAAAACCGGCGGCTTTACCTCCGAACCAGGCGGTAAATTTGAAGTGGATGCCGCACCGGGTTCGCTGCTTGTTTTTACCTATCCTAACCACCTGGTAAAAGAAGTGCCGGTAAATGCCGGTAAAGAACTCGTGGTGAAACTGGAAGACTCGTACCTCAAAATCCCTCAAAAAATTGATGTGCTGTACGGTACAGCAAACAGAAACAATGTTTTAGGTTCGATATCGAGCATTTACACCAATCAGTTAACCACCACTCCGGCATCTTTATATGTTTATGCCCTGCCCGCGCAGCTGGCAGGTTTATATACCCAGCAGTACAGTGGTTTCACCTCCTTTAACTTAACCCCACTATCATCCGGTTCGGTTATCGGGCAAACGTTGGTGAACACCACCTCAAACAATAATGCCAGTTCAGATAACTCGGAGTTTGCCATCTCGGTTAGGGGGCAATCGCCAATTACCGTAATAGATGGGGTACAGCGCGAAATTTCATCCCTCGATCCTGAAAGCATCGAATCCATTTCGGTACTAAAAGATGGTTTATCAACCATTTTGCTGGGTATGAACAGCTCAAAACCGGTTGTGTTGGTTACTACCAAACGGGGTGAGGTTGGCAAGCCACGTATCACGTTTACGGCGGCAACCGGTATCCAGAAATCATTAGGCCTGCCTAAGCCATTACCGGCTTATGAGTACGCTTTTTTGCTGAATGAAAACCTTTTATCGGATGGCAAGATCGCCCTGTATAGTGGCGACGATTTCGCGGCATTTAAAAACCATACCGACCCATACCGCCACCCGGATGTAAACTGGTTTGAAACTATTTTGAATGATCACGCACCGATGAGCACCTACAAGCTGAACATTAACGGCGGTACTACGGTGGCCAGGTATTCAGTTTCGTTAGGCTACTTTAACCAGGGCGGTATTTTCAAAACGGCCGATGAGGTACCTTACAATACCAATACCAACCTGAGCCGTTATATCATCAACTCGGATGTTGGTGTACAGGTTACCAAA
The sequence above is a segment of the Mucilaginibacter celer genome. Coding sequences within it:
- a CDS encoding RagB/SusD family nutrient uptake outer membrane protein, producing MRKLYFQNVSFWVCGLLMLGIASCKKGGFLGATSTTDLTQATVFKDSARTAGFLANIYSNINYSASPTRFVYDPLGKGVICGGLEAATDEAEPSHAFSTTASAFATGTVNAGIVDDGPYRTCYNNIRSVNQFLKNLPITPIKASNKALMIAEARFLRAWYYAILLKHYGGVPMVGDSIMTYETPINVKRSTYADCVNYITSELDAAGAVLPVTQTGADYGRASRGACLALKARVLLYAASPLFNGTTLIADAGGKTDPALVGYPTADANRWKLAKDAAASVISLNAYTLNTVPPANVDASTPGAGFQGLFPQRVNSEYIFEFMRPGNSDLENLFLPPSRAGANGAFPYQGLVDAFPMKNGKLITDPTSGYDPNNPYANRDPRLDYSIIHDQTVLLVRLGNGTVDGRAPVNIFLGSYNGNVTGQDAVRQGTPTGYYRNKMLDPNAIAATLQSNSQRVLPLIRYAEVLLNYAEAANEFDGPTNEVYTSMNMIRQRAGLSPSALPAGLSKEEMRKYIQNERRIELAFEEHRFWDVRRWKIAGDTENIQSQGMEVKRTNTTATFTKFNVTKHNFRAAMYLWPFPLSETGKSPTLVQNPGY
- a CDS encoding DUF5004 domain-containing protein codes for the protein MKRIFKQKQHFLLLTLIALIWTSCKVDKVLPVNESVKDISGNWKVLKASRNGTDLTTLVDFGQFRVKFDAQGNYTLVNPLPFVVNQDGNYKLDDPNYPFKIAFTPTGGQAVGIVFNYPIVGGARQLNLTFSPGCSLNTYTYTLVKE
- a CDS encoding DUF4961 domain-containing protein, yielding MRTRLHIKGKYLWSSCALILLALVFSFCHTKITGVTGPATATVGQTINIGVDVDVSTNYFGSDTYSGNVIIAVLLPKGWKGKDNMTATYTSGKGNGNMVFTPASAIAPNTNGLTWVAALKNKFQIAGNLIDDMEWVIMQTDQPLKWQNGDKFVGNCAIKLKVAADGNATSFKPAYVVAQTLDGLKDDPGLADGAPWGPDAVYYNLYKGDCFTVTGGTGDFIDFCNPQLTSIDPPKSLDNDFITLTYNNTITNTGLDNPQAVYLCATATTSDGKTLTVCEQTEKTKLTQTGAKTGLYKLTFWPHQFFGATASQTIVSMSYYITNQAGTIKVGYGGTSDPFTFKFRCT